The following DNA comes from Saccharomyces cerevisiae S288C chromosome XIII, complete sequence.
TACCACTTGAGTCAGTGATACAATACTTAGCACAGGAACGTTGTATCTCTTTGAAACAGATTGGGTAGCACTTGTTCTTTCCGGATCAGATTCATGAATCACTTCTTGCCTATCTAAAGCAACAATACAACCCACTACCCTACCTTGAGCAATACTGATTATCTCAAATGCTTCATTGATTGCAGTTCCTGCAGTCATGACATCGTCGATAATCAACACCCTCTTGTCTTCAAGCGATGCTCCAACAATAATACCACCTTCGCCGTGGTCTTTAACTTTCTTTCTATTAAAAGCATATTGAATACCTTGAAATTTAGTGCCCCCGATTTCTGCTAGTTTAACGCATACAATAGCAGCCAAAGGGATCCCTTTGTAAGCAGGTCCGAAAATAACATCGAATTTAAGCTCCGATTGAATGATAGCAGTTGCATACGCGGTGGCAAGGTTTGCCAACAGCTTTCCAGAATTGAACAAACtaagattgaaaaaatatggcGACTGCCTGCCTGAATTCAGCTTGAATGACCCAAATCTTAGTGCTTTGCATTCTAATCCCAGTTCAAGGAAAGTTTTTTGATATTCCTCTAAACTTGTAGTAGATGCAGACATTATTGGATTAtgttttattattcttgaTGGCTCTAGGTCTCGACTATTTTGCGTGACACTTCCTTAGTTCTTAATCTATATAAAAGAGCCTGTGATGGCCTTTTACCCTAGATTAGGAAGCGAAGGGGCCTTTCCCGAAAGGTTATGTATGACTCCCTTGAAATGCATATGATAAttaaaaccaaaaaatgTTATGTGATTCTGAAAGGAAATGCTGTCATGTGAGTCAGGTGTAGAGCAGGTTAGAACAGTTTATATTACATAGTCTGAAAGGCACGTGAGAAAGTGCCATACCATTAGCCGAATACGTGAAATgtctaaaaaaatacaagtGAAAGAATAAAGTGCTAAAAAAACTATCAGGCTCTCAGAAGGCAATTTAGCCAtatgtatacatatatatgtgtgtgtATAAACCTCATATAAGGGGCCCCAATGGTTTATCTAAAGGATATCCTATTAGGACTTGTCTGTCACACGCAAAACTTCAAATGACATAATGATGAGCACTTGTCAAATAATTGAGTAACTTCTTCGATATCTCTGGTATGTAAAAATAAGTATATCGAGATGAGCGATTGTATCTGTATAGAGGttggtttctttttcttacctttctctttttatttttttctcgcattggttcaaaaaaaaaaaatgatggtTTAAATTTCGTAAAATACGAAAAATGAAGGGAAGGTCCCACCCGGATTCGAACTGGGGTTGTTCGGATCAGAACCGAAAGTGATAACCACTACACTATAGgacctttttcttctgttgTTAGTGTACACTAAAACTTCCGGTTTTATGGAACCTTTTTAAGAAAGATGGTCCCTATTTTAACAATATCGCAAGCAATGGATCTTGTACTGGTACGGAAAACCGTATATACTAACAAATCTTAGGTTTCTACGTCTGACTAAAGAAAGAATTGTGAGTGAGGTTTATAGTAGAAGCTCTCCTCATGACTTTGGGCTATGTAAATTGTTGATAATTAGAGGTAAAAAATagtattaatgaagaaataattACTGATCTTCTTATACTAAATAAGAGAGGTATATAAAACACACGCCGATTGGTCATATTAATCATgaccaatataatagtgATTCCGGTAGTTACTATACATTTATGTGACGACTCATATTCCTCATATATGTACCTACCATAACATGTTCAACTAATAGGTCTTTAACACAGCTTCAGTAT
Coding sequences within:
- the URA10 gene encoding orotate phosphoribosyltransferase URA10 (Minor orotate phosphoribosyltransferase (OPRTase) isozyme; catalyzes the fifth enzymatic step in the de novo biosynthesis of pyrimidines, converting orotate into orotidine-5'-phosphate; URA10 has a paralog, URA5, that arose from the whole genome duplication), translating into MSASTTSLEEYQKTFLELGLECKALRFGSFKLNSGRQSPYFFNLSLFNSGKLLANLATAYATAIIQSELKFDVIFGPAYKGIPLAAIVCVKLAEIGGTKFQGIQYAFNRKKVKDHGEGGIIVGASLEDKRVLIIDDVMTAGTAINEAFEIISIAQGRVVGCIVALDRQEVIHESDPERTSATQSVSKRYNVPVLSIVSLTQVVQFMGNRLSPEQKSAIENYRKAYGI